A portion of the Streptomyces platensis genome contains these proteins:
- a CDS encoding NTP pyrophosphohydrolase, with the protein MDSLVIVDAANVVGSVPDGWWRDRHGAAERLRDALPGYATEGLPGLVPPPLELVLVVEGAARGVESVEGVRVVAATGSGDDRIVQLVADEAADRDCLVVTADRELRDRVQALGARVTGPRAVWGRGRGASPA; encoded by the coding sequence ATGGATTCCTTGGTCATTGTCGATGCCGCGAATGTCGTCGGCTCGGTGCCCGACGGCTGGTGGCGGGACCGGCACGGCGCGGCGGAGCGGCTGCGCGACGCGCTGCCCGGCTACGCGACCGAAGGGCTGCCGGGGCTGGTGCCGCCGCCCCTGGAGCTGGTCCTGGTGGTCGAGGGCGCGGCGCGCGGCGTGGAGTCCGTCGAGGGTGTCCGAGTGGTAGCGGCCACCGGCAGCGGCGACGACCGGATCGTGCAACTGGTCGCGGACGAGGCCGCCGACCGCGACTGCCTGGTGGTCACCGCCGACCGCGAACTACGCGACCGGGTCCAGGCACTGGGCGCCCGGGTAACGGGCCCACGAGCGGTGTGGGGGCGGGGGCGCGGCGCGAGCCCGGCCTGA